One genomic region from Lycorma delicatula isolate Av1 chromosome 1, ASM4794821v1, whole genome shotgun sequence encodes:
- the LOC142317961 gene encoding OTU domain-containing protein 7B-like encodes MVGGSWLEEGNAMWGFHDRLLTLRKALHAFLSSSPRREALWRRWRRQQSLLNAQAGLVYTEVEWSDHSGDVSGGDIYESLEEIHVLALAHVLGRPIIVIADTVLKDMNGEALAPIPFGGIYLPLECSASECHRSPLLLAYDGGHFSALVAMETQAPVSLASAIPLTDSNHELLPIQFSVDPEDREDFGGKMELSYSESIALLKENLDVVRIEEQEGESRNGILGSIGKSVGQKLRLKLSRSNSQRQNNKGGLLCAVLHSEKSHEYLDKMLNNYLHTARIRFQQEQEKPLE; translated from the exons atggtaggtggatcATGGTTGGAAGAAGGCAatg ctaTGTGGGGTTTCCATGATCGCCTGCTTACATTAAGGAAAGCACTACATGCATTTCTTAGTTCATCTCCTAGAAGAGAAGCACTTTGGAGAAGATGGCGTAGACAACAAAGCTTGTTAAATGCCCAAGCTGGTCTAGTCTACACTGAAGTTGAGTGGAG tgaCCACAGTGGGGATGTTTCTGGTGGAGATATATATGAGAGCTTAGAAGAGATCCATGTTCTAGCGTTGGCACATGTACTTGGAAGACCTATTATAGTTATAGCCGATACAGTTCTAaag GACATGAATGGTGAAGCTCTGGCACCGATCCCATTTGGAGGTATATACTTGCCACTAGAGTGTTCAGCATCTGAATGTCATCGCTCTCCTTTATTATTAGCATATGATGGAGGTCATTTCTCAGCACTTGTCGCCATGGAAACACAGGCACCTG TATCATTAGCTTCAGCTATCCCTTTGACTGATTCTAATCATGAGTTGCTGCCAATTCAGTTTAGTGTAGATCCAGAAGACCGTGAGGATTTTGGTGGTAAAATGGAATTGAGTTATTCTGAATCAATTGCACTGTTAAAAGAGAACCTGGATGTAGTTCGTATTGAAGAAcag GAAGGTGAGTCAAGAAATGGTATTTTAGGAAGTATAGGAAAATCAGTTGGACAGAAATTAAGACTGAAGCTGTCACGAAGTAACTCCCAACGACAAAATAATAAAGGTGGTTTATTATGTGCTGTACTACATTCAGAGAAAAGCCATGAGTACCTAGACAAAATGCTTAATAATTATCTGCATACTGCTCGAATTAGATTTCAACAAGAGCAAGAGAag